gaataatctttggaagatttttcgtGCAAGCCgaatttttcagcaattaaatcagaaaaatggttaatttggctcgagaaattagtaggcctaTTTTTGGttgcgcttttgggacttaagttgattgtatggacaagtgaagatgtgaattaacgcgtggtgacattggattaattttatggacttcaattggactcaattggaagagaattgaatggaattaaagaaattaatgtaTAAAGTTTCATGCCCcggcagaaaaataaaatggacccattgaaggatgttgtgggagaggagatagtggaagatgacatcatggGGGTGATGTCATGCTGATTGAAGCCAAAAATTGAGGGCTTGGCAAGTGGAGGGTGGAGATTTAATCTCCAAAAAGGggccatcaccatcatcttcaaccttgggaaggagagagaaaggaaaaagggaggaTGCGTGACCGGACCAGCCAAGCCGACCGCTCGGACgccgcctccttcgccgctcgtcATCCACCGTTCGTCGCGAGCTGGAGCCGTCACGGTCACCGTTCGTCCGCACACCAGCACCACCGCTCACACCACCGTCACCcccctctcctccatctccgcTGCAGCTCGATGCACCAATAGATCCGAAGACGCCGAAGCAGCCCATGGCCCAGCCAGATCGCCGTCGCGCACCCCTCTCGCGTCGTCCGCTGCCTCGCACGCCGCTGCTGTCTCGCGAGCCGCCTCCCTCACCATCATCCTCGCTTGTCTTCGCCTCCGGGGAGGCTGTTCGGCTAGTTTAGGCCACGGCTCAGCCACCTCTAGCCACCGTGCGCCCCCGCCTTAGCCCGCCGGAGCTCCGCCTAGTCCTTGCCGCCCTTGCTCGCCCCAACCAACGCCGGATCAGCCCTCCTCCAAGCTTGCTCAGTAGCtgcaaaaatgggtattgcagcggggttttggcccgttttggctgcCTTCCCAAGCCCAGATGcttggcccgccttgaggaaagtcgatcctcgcgttgtcctcgtcgttttggttcgctcggctcgttaatccggtgagtttaactcactaaaccttgattagagggttaatgatgctttatgggtgcttagtttatgttaagtgttattaggtggttagtttaatatatttaagtgtatattatattaaggtgtttgattaacttaaattgtgtttaatttaaggttaagtgagtggttatattaatataaacgaGATGTCACATAAAGGAacttacttttgatttatttaaatatttcgaaattttttaataatttaataatattatattattcgaaattattaaaatattattatttaattattttcggaataaatttaattaattattaaattccgaaaattttgtcgggcccctaaattctcagaatttcgtgcgaTTTTTttgtgtagtcagattttgaaattgatgattggctattataaattgagtgtggattgtgaaaattatggattttatttagaaaattccaagtgtcgagtttggcattgaaattggattgttaatggttaatatcgtaattggattacgtgagtgaaatgtaaagtatccaGGGATCGGTATCGAATTGTCGTGTGCTAGTTGAAAGGCttgggtcgcagtagtggctaagCCGACTGGATCCTTATTCTGCTAGAAATGCCAtcaagagagtgacgtggcttggtcgcagtagtggcgagaccgactggacctttattcttctagaaatgcagtcaagagaatgacgtggcttggtcgcagtagtggcgagaccgactggacctttattcttctagaaatgccgtcaagagaatgacgtggctgggtcgcagtagtggcgagaccgactggacctttattcttctagaaatgccgtcaagagaatgacgtggctgggtcgcagtagtggcgagaccgattGGATCCTTATTCTcgctagaaatgccgtcaagagagtgacgtggcttggtcgcgaTAGTGgtgagaccgactggacctttattcttctaaaatgccgtcaagagaataACGTGGCtaggtcgcagtagtggcgagaccgactggatccttattctgctagaaatgccgtcaagagagtgacgtggcttggtcgcagagagtggcgagaccgatcggacctttattcttctagaaatgccgtcaagagaatgatGTGGctgggtcgcagtagtggcgagaccgactggacctttattcttctagaaaagccgtaatgttagtagatagccgacccgcgagtaggctatgcccttgtgtggcagtgaataataattggaatgcgtgctaagtgcgatcgtgatttatatgaaagtgatggtgttccaattgtttgaattattattactacctgagattgtgtgatacaaattgtgctaacttgcaggaaggaattgaggcgaggtaagttctctgtgtgatgtggctaggccacccttgggcgtattttctttctaataggggtttagggggttgaacttgctgagacattgtctcatcccggttgtgtgattaaaatttcaggtccctggtggacggagcgaccagatagcttttgttggccttgaggagatgcagaggtgaagtcataagattagAGAACGTGTctgacttgtaggtcgtaggacaattccattttaagagccggtcttttgtagacttttggctgtagacctctgtttgtaattctgttgaattatgaaagtgttatgttgtggttttgcttcctgcttttctatcccgtattttattgtcaggggttttataatacgtttcgcttgcgcattaataaatgaatggggtcggcgacactacctgggaatgtcgcatctgcatgaccatggtgggatgttggcgcgctcgaggttcggggcgtgacatcatGCACCTTTTCGTACACGTCCCCATATTATTGTTTCAAAATGTAACTAACTGCTCAAATTAACCGCGAGAGACATTATGTGTAGAACTAGTCTTATGGCCCGTGTATCTAATATTAGTGTGAGAGCTGGTAAAGACACTTTTATTCTATGAAAATAAGATGTCTTTTTTACCATAATTTGCCATTGCAATGGAATTGGCAACCGAAAGCATACATGATAAACATACATAAAGCAAATTCGGAAAAGAATCTCGACAGAAAAATTTCAgatattggaaaatatttcttttcccaaagataaaaatgaaaccaaTAAGAAGTTAATATAACAATTTGAATAATTACTTAAATGTTAAACTCAAAAATCTTAGTGTACTCGAGATTTCACCTATTATAGATacaatgaaaatcaaattagtaacCCACAAATGTTTTTTACCTAATTTATTGAGACTTCAAAGAATTACCGAACAAGTGAACATATGCAGTAAGTCTCTTTTTGGCATTTGTTAAACTTAGACACGATATACATCTATCTAGTTAAGTTTTTTTGAATTGAAAGTTGGCTAGCATGGTGAAAAAGTATGGTTGCACAGAAAAGGTGAGACAAAAAATGTAATGAAAAAAATCCAATCTACtttacatttttatataaatttcacTTCTGGCAAGTCATGAGATGaacatgattttgtttttcttgtcattttgaAGACGCTATGGCTCAAGCTGAATTCATCGATTCTTTAAGTTGTGTAATTAATGTGTTATTGTTACTAAACATAATCTTAAGTGACATAAGAAATAATAGTATAAACGTTTAAAGTGAATATGTAAGGGCCGATCTCTGGCCCCATTTGCCAATGATACTATTCGTTTTGGGCCAGAGCCTGcacgattttgttcttttaggCTTTTGCGCCCTTCTTGCTGATATTGTTCACTCTAGGTCCTGCTGCCACAGCGTAGCGGTCGCCTTCACAACTTCGTCCCTCTAGCACAATGGAGCACCTTAGGTGGGCCTCGTTGGTAGTTAAGACTAGTGCTACATTTTATATAGCACCaccttactgcatctagacATTGTGGGATTTAGTTCATTCTTACTGCCACACCATCCTAGAAGCTGCACCTTGTCCGGTCCCTCTCTGGCTCTAGCGATCACTCCAGCCCTTATCGGACCGGGTTGTTACAGGCTTCCTAGCTTTTGCTTGGTTCATTCCCGAACTACACACTTCCGGCTAGGCTTTTGGCTCTGATCCCATTGTAAAGATTGACTTCTGCCTCACTTGCTAACaatattgtttgttttgagTTGCAGCATGCACGATTTTATTCTTCTAGACTTCACCTAAAAAGGCCTTGTTTGGGGTACAAGGGTCTCCACGCCCTCCTCACTGATATTGTTCGCTCTGGGTCTTGCTACCTCAACGCAGTGGTCACCCTCACAACTTTGTCACTCTAGCAAAGTGGAGCACCTCAATTGGGCCTCGTTGATAGTTAAGACTGGTGCTACTCCTTATATATCACATCACCTCACCATACTTAGATGATGTGAGATTCGGTTAATTCTTATCCCCACATCAACTTAGAGTTAGAGCCGCACATTGCCTGGGCCCTCTCTGGCATCAATGATCACTCCCACCCTCATTGGATTGGGTCATTACAGAATAAGTCTCTAATTTTTAGTATTTGGATTTCTATTAGTTTTAAGCTAGGAAAGGCAATATAATTAACACATTTGAGGAGTGAATTGAAActcttctagaatttttttttctgcattaAGTTTGTTCGCTATGGCTAAAAGAAAGGATTAAGTTTGTGATTTGTTTTTAGTTGGTCTTATTTAGTAAAAGAGTTATTAGAACCGGACCACTTTGAAgtaattttgtcataaatataattgTCCATGTGTAGATGACCTTTTTTTGACTGAATTGAGTAGGTAAATTTATATGCAGCTCTGCGAAAATCATTTAGGATACATTCTAGTTGCCAACCGGGCGAATTCAAGTGGTTTAAGTATGAACTATATGTCAGAATTTCAAatcctaaataaataaataaataaataaataaataaatacccaAATCCGTTGATTCCTAGGTAGACCTTGGAACTGGTTtttcctcctgaaacttcacaTGTAAAAATGAGTAAATTTGATGGTTATGAATGTAGATAGAGAGTACGAAAGAAAGAAGTAAAGAGTAGGAGGAAGGACAATACGATTTTTGTCATGACTACATAATTTTGCAAGCCACGAAATTACAAAATCCTGGATTGAGATGGCTAATAGCCACTGAAACAGATCATGCTCTGTATCTTTCCTATAATTCCGTCATGTTGAAGTTTTGATCGATTTTCTGTAAAATCCTGGACTCCTCTGGGGTTAACATCTACGAGTCCCTAGTTCGATAGGGGGTAGAACTTTATGTCCAGGGttgaaaacaagaaatatattTCTGACAATTGTGGAGATAAATTGCTTGTATAAATCGGTGGATTGAGTCTATAATTAGGCAAGACAGTTCAGTCGTGTACACAAGAGAGaccaaccgaaaaaaaaaaaaaaaaaaaaactaaacccATCAGCCTTGTAATCCTTTCTCAATAAAGCAatatttgtttccttttcatcGCTTGCCGTTTTGTACCATTAACAAATACACACACACTTTCACATCAGAATTCATACCAAATACTACCATCAAATTCTAACACGTAATATGAAATTCCAAAAGTGAAGAGCTAATAGAAACTCGTAATTAAAGGTCCGCTTGTATAAGTGTAATACTTACGAATCTTAGGACACAAAAGTCGCAATACAGAACCCATAAAAACAGCGAACTTCCTCTGTGTTCGAAAGCAATGCAGAAGAAGATGAACTGCAAGATTTTTTGGAAGAGCCGGTACACGTGGAGAGTTCGTTACTGTAAACGCTTTATGGTTCACTGCTTCTGAACGCTGCGGACGACACGTGCGACAATTCGGGCATCGAAGATGGAGACACGACATATGTCGGGATGGGCATTTTTGGTGGGAGAATGGGTGGTGAAGCATCAAAGTTCAAAAAGCTTATTGCTTTGCTTATGGGAGGCCGTTCGTTAGGGTCCGGATGAATGCACCAGAGGCCTACAATCATCGAGCACTCCATTTGTCTTGCATTGAAATTTTCTCCTAACTTAGGATCTGCCACATCTAATAGCTTTCCAGTTCCATAGAGCTCCCAGACCCACTCCACAAGTCGGACTTGGTCTTCTGATGCTCTCTGTTCAATAGCCTTTCTTCCACACGCAATTTCTAAGAGGACAACTCCAAAACTATAGATATCGGATTCCTTACTTGCCTTACTCATATATATACATTCAGGGGCCAAATATCCCATGGTCCCTGCCACTAGAGTTGTTTGTGAGCCTTTGGCATGGTCAACTATCCGAGCCAGGCCAAAATCGCCCAATTTAGCCTCAAAATGTGCATCGAGTAGGATATTGCTAGACTTTATATCCCGGTGCATGACGCATTGTTTCAAATCCTCATGCAAGTATTTCAGTCCAAAGGCGACACCTTGAGCAATATTATACCTCTTTTCCCATGTCAACGGTGCTTTATCTTCAAATAAATGAGAGTCTAAGCTACCGTTAGACATGAACTCGTACACAAGGAGGAAGTTGTTTCTCTCATGACACCAGCCAACGAGCTCCACTAAATTTTTATGCCTGAGATGTCTAATCGTCTTCACTTCAGTGGCGTACTCCTTCACACCTTGTTTGGAATTTGGAGTGATCTTTTTAATGGCGACATGGGAATCTACATCAACGAGGTGGCCTTCATACACACCCCCAAAACCTCCTTTCCCGAGCAACCGGGCATTGGCAAAGTTGTCAGTCGCAATAGCCAATACCTTGTAGGAGTACTTCTTGGGTCCCTTCGActgttcaaattcttcatccaTCCTGGGcacgttttcttcttctccactttGATCAGTTCTATTTCTCTTCAGCCTATAACCATACCAGCCAAATCCTGCAACAAGGATAAGAAACACAAAAGAGCTTAAGCCTAAGATAGCCCCCCTCACCCAGGACTCACTCTTTTTCCCTCGTGTCATGCCACCATCAGGTGTGTTGACGGTATTGGTCGTACCATTTACAGTGTCAAGGATTCGTAGACTAGAGTTGAATTCCCATGAGAAAATAGAATGAGCCTCAAACAACTGCCCTGTCGTTGCCGAGAAACCAAAAACTACCCATTCCGGCAAGTACTCTGTGAGGTTGAGTGGCTGATAGTAAAGGCTGACAGAATTTTCAGCGTCATCTCCAAAAATAACGCTCAAGTTCATTGCTCTAGAATCGTATGTGACCTGAGCATGGAGTTCTTGACCGTGGCGTATGTTGTAATCCATCCATGAGACACAAGTTTTACTGACAGAAGCCACGCTGTTTACATTGATACCAACATGGTCACATAGCGGATCCCATGTATTTGTCGAATGGTCATAGAAAGTATCAAACTCTACTGCAACAAATGCAGTACTAGAGTTGGTAGAGCTTAGATTCGCAGAGAGGCCTAGAAAGCGTCCTTCTGAGTGTGCAGAAATCTGCGATCCATTGGGAGCGAGAAAGAAAACCAATCCATCAGCATGGGAGAAGTTCATATGGGAATCAATAGCGAAAGTAAAATGGGTGACAAAATCTGCCACATTCCCTGTTGAACTATCCCACAGGTGCATGGGTTGATTGTATATTGCTCGGCCAACTACGCATGTTGGGCTCTCCATTGGCGCACCCAGAGTCAGTTGGATGATGAAGTTCAGTACGGTGGCATTGCCCTGAAAATCTATTCTCTGATCGTTCAATTGAAAAGACgggaaattgaaagaaatgttgTTGAAGGATTCGGAATTGCCATATGGAATGCTTAATGAAAGGATGAAGACCATTTGTGCTAGAGCCTCTTTCATCGGACGCATTCTCACTGAGCTGTGAGCCATCATTTTTCTGAAGATTCAAAGGCTTGTTTGCGTTCTTTCAATAGCTTATGCTCAGTGGGAACAGCACTGACAGTGGCCAAAGTCTGAAAATTTGAGCCATTTATTAACATTTAAACAGAAATACAAAAGTTAAATGCACAATCTCAGTGATGAAAGCTCTAGTAGAAACAAAATGTTGGAGGATGGCCAGCAGACATTTCAAATCATTTCACGCTTTGAAAAGGAATTGGAAGAAGTATTGCATGGATGTTATACTACTATATAATTGTTGTTATTCCAACCccaggaaaaataaataaaaaataaaaactgttGTTATCAAACACGTTCACCTAATTGATAACATAAAAGCAGCAGATAGAGAATTTGAGAGTTAAGGGAGGGATGGAAATCCTAGGTGTATAGGAGGTGCATTAGGAATTTATGAAGAGGATGATCATCACTgcaaaatctagaaaaattttGGGGGCGAAGATGTACGTGAATCGTACACTATTCCATGGCAAAGCGTTATGCTTTGGTTTCTTAAAGTATCATATCAAGCAAGTGACTCCAACTCATTTGGTCACTTGTGTTCTGCCTCTCATGTAATGCAGTAGCTCTGATCCCTTAGAAGCTGAGCAATTCTACTGAACTGTTAGACTTGTGAGAAACTTATTGTGGAGATCAATTGAAAATGAACATGTCACAACAATTGAAAAACAAATGTGGCTTAGACTCTAAGAAAGCAAAATTTTGTACTAGCTCTGCTTCATCTTAATCAAAATGGCAATTCATCTAACAACCTTTGAAAACTTGGTGTCGGTGTGCTTCATGCCAAAAATGTCGCTAAAACTGGCCTGTTGTGCCTTTTTGAAATCTAGAAATGCACATTAGTTTCTTTGAAAACCCAAGTACCTCTTCCACATCACACAAACAGCCTTGACTCTATCAACTAAACAATTTCTTAATCCATGCGACTAGTAGCCTTAACAGTCGCAACTTATATCGTTTCTAGTGAAAAGTCCTCAAGAAGGatgatttgagactaaattaaTTTAACGCTTCTGGTGTGGGAGCTGAATTATGGGGACTTCATAACGGACTCAGACTAGCTTAGAGTAGCTAAATTAGGGATAGGGTGATTGCGCAACATATCACCAATGTCAGTACTGATACATCCACATACAGCGCTTGGATATGAGTACATGTCAATCCTTGTTCATTACGTAACTGACACGTGATAAACCAGTGCGTTGACTTGATTTCTTAAATAATAGATGAGGTTTATATGGCCGAGGAACAAATATAAAGCTACCGCATTTGGCAAGCATTTGCCAATAAGTTACTCTGTGGTTTATAGATCATGGGGATCAGTATCATCCGAATCATTACTTATGTGGATCTCATTATGGCGTACTCACGATCAACGGTCAGGATGTGCTTGATCTACATGGTCCATGCACCTTAAAATACTCCCTCCCTAGCCAGAGATTATGCTATCTAAAATCCGATTTGGCAACATATGAGCATGTCTTCCTCACGCTAGCATTTGTAAACAACTCTATTTCCGCTATTGTTTGTTAATAAGTCTGTTTATCCTTCTCTTGTGCAACCTCCTTTCAAGCAAATGCAGGAAGATACAAAATTCTTGCTGAATAATACCCCACAGTTAAAGAAGAAAGAGACATGTCAATAGTAAGTCCATTAAGAGTCTGGCTACCAAGTTAGGATGGAGACTACATGTCCTGAGGTCCAACTCCACAGTGACTTGGCAAAGAACGTATCGACCCGAATCATGGTATAAAGTCGATTCCCTCTTGGATAGACTCATCCGCGAGAAACTTACCAGCGACTAACACCTGCTTTCTGTCTCATCGGGCCAGTTGAAACTATATGtcccaaaaaaatttcgatGAACTCCGAGTTAGGCTTCCTCAACCTATAATTGTTTTATCCTTTCTGTCGAATGTTTCTAGCAACATAATCCTCTtctactttctttctttccgcTTGGTAAGAAGGGGAAACTCCACAAGTCCAGAATCCCATCTACCGAGATTTGAACCTGTCC
This Eucalyptus grandis isolate ANBG69807.140 chromosome 7, ASM1654582v1, whole genome shotgun sequence DNA region includes the following protein-coding sequences:
- the LOC104455173 gene encoding L-type lectin-domain containing receptor kinase IX.1; its protein translation is MESPTCVVGRAIYNQPMHLWDSSTGNVADFVTHFTFAIDSHMNFSHADGLVFFLAPNGSQISAHSEGRFLGLSANLSSTNSSTAFVAVEFDTFYDHSTNTWDPLCDHVGINVNSVASVSKTCVSWMDYNIRHGQELHAQVTYDSRAMNLSVIFGDDAENSVSLYYQPLNLTEYLPEWVVFGFSATTGQLFEAHSIFSWEFNSSLRILDTVNGTTNTVNTPDGGMTRGKKSESWVRGAILGLSSFVFLILVAGFGWYGYRLKRNRTDQSGEEENVPRMDEEFEQSKGPKKYSYKVLAIATDNFANARLLGKGGFGGVYEGHLVDVDSHVAIKKITPNSKQGVKEYATEVKTIRHLRHKNLVELVGWCHERNNFLLVYEFMSNGSLDSHLFEDKAPLTWEKRYNIAQGVAFGLKYLHEDLKQCVMHRDIKSSNILLDAHFEAKLGDFGLARIVDHAKGSQTTLVAGTMGYLAPECIYMSKASKESDIYSFGVVLLEIACGRKAIEQRASEDQVRLVEWVWELYGTGKLLDVADPKLGENFNARQMECSMIVGLWCIHPDPNERPPISKAISFLNFDASPPILPPKMPIPTYVVSPSSMPELSHVSSAAFRSSEP